The following are from one region of the Halorussus rarus genome:
- a CDS encoding FAD-dependent oxidoreductase, with the protein MNGTVDDVTIAGGGDVGLLTALAVRRMNPGVDVSVVDDFQQAVPQVGKSTYREIQTILHGSLGIDEPRFVSEVKPVWKASVYFRDWCDSPEFQYPFDPPDKYPDADTPNAVEHYYHHYDELYDSPDHLTKCEQLVAQGKSPWFYGPDGDLDRYDKVAYHLDTQRFNGFLRELCRERGISLIDDEITAVETTGSRVDRVRSKQQSYEADLFVDATGFNRVLRREQDVAFRDFGFPLDAALNVRIPLSLDDVVPATVIETGDQGWFWQIDTYDDRDLGYVFASEYADDEAALAEFREFVASVAPDGADPDISADDVDRYDFSSGYYERAWVDNCLAIGNAQGFVEPLQSTALTANASLALQFANLLSSHGRVADDALRDAFSTSVARTWESIHDFIGVHYEYASGDTEFWEDVRSAVGSPRTELVADEFDRYGYDWTVDTADATHLAELKIFALPDFYTVMRNMGATSEFYEEHDFDVSDDVVRERDEFYEDVREQVERDHLTVKQLYKGVMDF; encoded by the coding sequence ATGAACGGCACGGTAGACGACGTGACCATCGCGGGCGGGGGCGACGTGGGGCTGCTGACGGCGCTGGCCGTCCGGCGGATGAACCCGGGCGTCGACGTGTCGGTGGTCGACGACTTCCAGCAGGCGGTGCCGCAGGTCGGCAAGAGCACCTACCGGGAGATACAGACCATCCTCCACGGGTCGCTCGGCATCGACGAACCGCGGTTCGTCTCGGAGGTCAAGCCCGTCTGGAAGGCGTCGGTGTACTTCCGGGACTGGTGTGACTCCCCCGAGTTCCAGTACCCGTTCGACCCGCCGGACAAGTACCCCGACGCCGACACGCCGAACGCGGTCGAGCACTACTACCACCACTACGACGAGCTCTACGACAGCCCCGACCACCTGACGAAGTGCGAGCAGTTGGTCGCGCAGGGCAAGTCGCCGTGGTTCTACGGGCCCGACGGCGACCTCGACCGGTACGACAAGGTCGCCTACCACCTCGACACCCAGCGGTTCAACGGCTTCCTCCGGGAACTCTGCCGGGAGCGCGGCATTTCATTAATCGACGACGAGATCACGGCCGTCGAGACGACGGGGTCGCGCGTCGACCGCGTCCGGAGCAAGCAGCAGAGCTACGAGGCCGACCTGTTCGTCGACGCGACGGGGTTCAACCGCGTGCTCCGACGGGAGCAGGACGTCGCGTTCCGGGACTTCGGGTTCCCGCTCGACGCGGCGCTCAACGTTCGGATTCCCCTGTCGCTCGACGACGTCGTGCCCGCCACCGTCATCGAGACCGGCGACCAGGGCTGGTTCTGGCAGATCGACACCTACGACGACCGCGACCTGGGGTACGTCTTCGCCTCGGAGTACGCCGACGACGAGGCGGCCCTCGCGGAGTTCCGGGAGTTCGTCGCGTCGGTGGCCCCCGACGGCGCCGACCCGGACATCTCCGCGGACGACGTCGACCGCTACGACTTCTCGTCGGGCTACTACGAGCGTGCCTGGGTCGACAACTGCCTGGCCATCGGGAACGCCCAGGGGTTCGTCGAACCGCTCCAGTCGACCGCGCTCACCGCCAACGCCTCGCTCGCGCTCCAGTTCGCCAACCTCCTCTCGTCGCACGGCCGCGTCGCCGACGACGCGCTCCGGGACGCGTTCAGCACCTCGGTCGCCCGCACCTGGGAGTCCATCCACGACTTCATCGGCGTCCACTACGAGTACGCCTCGGGCGACACCGAGTTCTGGGAGGACGTCCGGTCGGCGGTGGGCAGCCCTCGGACCGAACTCGTCGCCGACGAGTTCGACCGGTACGGGTACGACTGGACCGTCGACACCGCGGACGCCACCCACCTGGCGGAACTCAAGATCTTCGCGCTACCGGACTTCTACACGGTCATGCGGAACATGGGCGCCACCTCGGAGTTCTACGAGGAGCACGACTTCGACGTGAGCGACGACGTTGTTCGTGAGAGAGACGAGTTCTACGAGGACGTGCGTGAGCAGGTCGAGCGGGACCACCTGACGGTGAAGCAACTGTACAAGGGTGTTATGGACTTCTGA
- a CDS encoding 30S ribosomal protein S15 has protein sequence MARMHTRRRGSSDSDKPVADEPPEWSDVDEDAIEDRVVELAEQGHSPSEIGLKLRDEGVKGTPVPDVKLATGKKVTEILEENDADGDIPEDLRNLLERAVRLREHMDENPQDAQNKRALQNTQSKVRRLVDYYRGDELDADFSYSYETAKELLE, from the coding sequence ATGGCACGAATGCACACCCGCCGCCGCGGGTCGTCCGACTCGGACAAGCCCGTGGCAGACGAACCGCCGGAGTGGAGCGACGTAGACGAGGACGCCATCGAGGACCGCGTGGTCGAGCTGGCCGAGCAGGGCCACAGCCCGAGCGAGATCGGCCTGAAGCTGCGCGACGAGGGCGTGAAGGGCACGCCCGTCCCCGACGTGAAGCTGGCGACCGGCAAGAAGGTCACCGAGATCCTCGAGGAGAACGACGCCGACGGCGACATCCCGGAGGACCTCCGCAACCTGCTCGAGCGGGCCGTCCGCCTGCGCGAGCACATGGACGAGAACCCCCAGGACGCCCAGAACAAGCGGGCGCTCCAGAACACCCAGTCGAAGGTCCGCCGGCTCGTCGACTACTACCGCGGCGACGAACTCGACGCGGACTTCTCGTACTCCTACGAGACCGCCAAGGAACTCCTCGAGTAG
- a CDS encoding exonuclease RecJ yields the protein MSTSGRSGTDGPAPSAGDVAAGLREADFVRVLARADGDCLAAAGLLAGALAERGVPYQIRVGRFGETLARPGDDAGADSDETDGRGPADPDDTTVGIGLDDAADVSLPGEAAPASVTAFDAARDLGASPDPVLALAGAVAAGHPAGAGESAHVLEQAGESAIERRPGVGVPTDDLADGLAHSTLAHAEYSGDREAAQATLAELGLPAELDESAHRRVASEYALAVAGAEGATDRAAESVERALRPHAITDDESDDRSSAGPFATVEGYADVLDAVARERPGTGVALALGHGARTDALDAWRDHAARAHRVLREGTTGRYDGLLALRTEDAPVETVARLLRDFRSPEPVALVVSESEAAAAAVADADGRVGPAMTDAARAVGGTGGGAADRGYARFDPETEATEFLAAFREARP from the coding sequence ATGTCCACCTCGGGTCGAAGCGGAACCGACGGGCCAGCCCCCTCTGCCGGCGACGTGGCCGCGGGCCTGCGCGAGGCCGACTTCGTTCGCGTCCTCGCGCGCGCCGACGGCGACTGCCTCGCGGCCGCGGGGCTGCTCGCGGGCGCCCTCGCCGAGCGCGGCGTCCCCTACCAGATCCGGGTCGGGCGCTTCGGCGAGACGCTCGCCCGCCCCGGCGATGACGCCGGAGCCGACAGCGACGAGACCGACGGACGCGGACCGGCAGACCCCGACGACACCACAGTCGGCATCGGCCTCGACGACGCCGCGGACGTCAGCCTGCCGGGCGAGGCGGCGCCGGCGAGCGTGACCGCGTTCGACGCGGCCCGCGACCTCGGCGCGTCGCCCGACCCCGTGCTGGCGCTCGCCGGCGCGGTCGCCGCGGGCCACCCCGCGGGCGCGGGCGAGAGCGCCCACGTCCTCGAACAGGCCGGCGAGTCCGCGATCGAGCGCCGGCCCGGCGTCGGCGTGCCGACCGACGACCTCGCCGACGGCCTGGCCCACTCGACGCTGGCCCACGCCGAGTACTCGGGCGACCGCGAGGCCGCCCAGGCGACGCTGGCCGAACTCGGCCTGCCCGCCGAACTCGACGAGTCGGCCCACCGCCGGGTCGCCTCCGAGTACGCGCTGGCGGTCGCCGGCGCCGAGGGCGCGACCGACCGCGCCGCGGAGTCGGTCGAGCGCGCGCTCCGACCCCACGCGATCACCGACGACGAGTCCGACGACCGGAGCTCGGCCGGCCCCTTCGCGACGGTCGAGGGCTACGCCGACGTGCTCGACGCCGTCGCGCGCGAGCGCCCGGGCACCGGCGTCGCCCTGGCGCTCGGCCACGGCGCGCGGACCGACGCGCTCGACGCGTGGCGCGACCACGCCGCGCGAGCACACCGGGTCCTCCGCGAGGGGACGACCGGGCGGTACGACGGCCTGCTCGCGCTCCGGACGGAGGACGCGCCCGTGGAGACGGTCGCTCGGCTCCTCCGGGACTTCCGGTCGCCCGAACCCGTCGCGCTGGTCGTGAGCGAGTCCGAAGCCGCCGCGGCGGCGGTCGCGGACGCCGACGGGCGCGTCGGGCCGGCGATGACCGACGCCGCGCGCGCGGTCGGCGGCACCGGCGGCGGCGCGGCCGACCGCGGCTACGCCCGCTTCGACCCCGAGACAGAGGCCACGGAGTTCCTCGCCGCGTTCCGGGAGGCCAGACCGTGA
- a CDS encoding KEOPS complex subunit Pcc1 codes for MTGRQPDAGEAAGRPGADEQTGRSATIRTEVDDAAVLAASVRPDNTPEIDTRAKGGVVETSIERGTTGGLRTTVDDYVVNLAVAQEVVQAAKRFEADHTDETQS; via the coding sequence GTGACCGGTCGGCAACCCGATGCCGGGGAGGCTGCCGGCCGGCCCGGCGCGGACGAGCAGACCGGTCGCTCGGCGACCATCCGGACCGAGGTCGACGACGCCGCGGTGCTGGCGGCGTCGGTTCGCCCGGACAACACGCCCGAGATCGACACTCGCGCGAAGGGCGGCGTCGTCGAGACGTCGATCGAGCGCGGGACGACCGGCGGCCTCCGGACCACGGTCGACGACTACGTCGTGAACCTCGCGGTGGCGCAGGAAGTCGTACAGGCAGCGAAACGATTCGAAGCAGACCACACAGACGAAACCCAATCATGA
- a CDS encoding 30S ribosomal protein S3ae, whose product MSERSVSKQKQEKRWYTIHAPEQFDRQELGGTPADEPDKVLGRNVETTLGELKGDASENNTKLTFKINDVGSDSAYTEFIKHELTRDYLRSLVRRGASKVEAYVTVLTTDDYRVQVQPVAFTTKDADASQEKAIRETMVDIVEDAAEDRTFEALIDSVVEGRLSSAIYGEAKTIYPLRRVEVQKATLEARPEEVAAEEETSVDVDEEEVEV is encoded by the coding sequence ATGAGCGAACGATCCGTATCCAAGCAGAAGCAGGAGAAGCGGTGGTACACCATCCACGCTCCCGAGCAGTTCGACCGACAGGAGCTCGGTGGCACCCCCGCGGACGAACCGGACAAGGTGCTCGGCCGCAACGTCGAGACCACGCTGGGCGAGCTGAAGGGCGACGCCAGCGAGAACAACACCAAGCTCACGTTCAAGATCAACGACGTGGGCAGCGACTCGGCGTACACCGAGTTCATCAAGCACGAGCTCACCCGCGACTACCTGCGGAGCCTCGTGCGCCGCGGCGCCTCGAAGGTCGAGGCGTACGTCACGGTGCTGACGACCGACGACTACCGCGTCCAGGTCCAGCCGGTCGCGTTCACGACCAAGGACGCCGACGCGAGCCAGGAGAAGGCCATCCGCGAGACGATGGTCGACATCGTCGAGGACGCCGCCGAGGACCGGACCTTCGAGGCCCTCATCGACAGCGTGGTCGAGGGCCGGCTCTCGTCGGCCATCTACGGCGAGGCCAAGACCATCTACCCGCTCCGCCGCGTCGAGGTCCAGAAGGCGACGCTGGAGGCCCGCCCCGAGGAGGTCGCCGCCGAGGAGGAGACCTCCGTCGACGTCGACGAGGAAGAGGTCGAGGTCTGA
- a CDS encoding plastocyanin/azurin family copper-binding protein, producing the protein MDRRTFLAGAAGVGSLGLAGCTALGGGGDAPSDYDIGMGAAFFRPPELEVRAGETVVWANTGNRRHTVTAYENQIPDEATYFASGGFDSEQAARDGWMDGFEGRINAGQTYERTFEIPGEYHYFCIPHEPSGMVGKIIVTE; encoded by the coding sequence ATGGACCGCCGAACGTTCCTCGCCGGAGCCGCGGGCGTCGGATCGCTTGGGTTGGCCGGCTGCACCGCGCTCGGGGGCGGGGGCGACGCACCGAGCGACTACGACATCGGCATGGGTGCGGCGTTCTTCCGGCCCCCGGAGCTCGAAGTCCGGGCGGGCGAGACGGTCGTCTGGGCCAACACAGGCAACCGCCGCCACACCGTCACCGCCTACGAGAACCAGATCCCCGACGAAGCGACCTACTTCGCATCGGGCGGCTTCGACTCCGAGCAGGCCGCCCGCGACGGCTGGATGGACGGCTTCGAGGGGCGCATCAACGCGGGCCAGACGTACGAGCGGACCTTCGAGATCCCCGGCGAGTACCACTACTTCTGCATCCCCCACGAGCCGAGCGGGATGGTCGGCAAGATAATCGTGACGGAGTAG
- a CDS encoding protein sorting system archaetidylserine synthase (This PssA-like phosphatidyltransferase, along with a PssD-like decarboxylase, is required in Haloarchaea for the archaeosortase ArtA to replace the PGF-CTERM sorting signal with a C-terminal lipid anchor.), which produces MEPRFVGRLGLADAVTVANAAVGFLAAAVATVDPGLAAQLVLLAAVADGLDGVVARKVGSTPAGEYLDSLADVASFGVAPAMVVFELARQRWGLADPSPMAVVAFCVPAVFVAMAVVRLGLYTAYDVGNGHTEGVPSTLAATVLSAAVLAGVANAPVLVAATAVFAYLMVTRVTYPDLFARDAVAMGGVQALAILAPAAFDRAFPRLLLAAALAYLLLGPRYYWRETDRDFEERDVSPREVEGKRS; this is translated from the coding sequence ATGGAACCCCGGTTCGTGGGTCGGCTCGGTCTGGCCGACGCGGTGACGGTCGCCAACGCCGCGGTCGGCTTCCTCGCGGCCGCGGTCGCGACCGTCGACCCGGGGCTGGCGGCTCAGCTCGTGCTGCTCGCGGCGGTCGCCGACGGCCTCGACGGCGTGGTCGCCCGCAAGGTGGGGTCGACCCCGGCGGGCGAGTACCTCGACTCATTGGCCGACGTCGCCTCGTTCGGGGTCGCGCCCGCCATGGTGGTGTTCGAGCTCGCCCGCCAGCGCTGGGGGCTGGCCGACCCCTCGCCGATGGCGGTCGTCGCGTTCTGCGTGCCCGCCGTCTTCGTGGCGATGGCGGTGGTCCGGCTCGGACTCTACACCGCCTACGACGTCGGGAACGGCCACACCGAGGGCGTCCCGAGCACGCTCGCGGCGACGGTGCTCTCGGCCGCGGTGCTCGCCGGCGTCGCGAACGCTCCGGTTCTGGTCGCGGCCACGGCCGTCTTCGCGTACCTGATGGTGACCCGCGTGACCTACCCCGACCTGTTCGCCCGCGACGCGGTGGCGATGGGCGGCGTCCAGGCGCTGGCCATCCTCGCCCCCGCGGCGTTCGACCGCGCGTTCCCCAGACTGCTGCTCGCGGCCGCGCTGGCGTACCTGCTGCTCGGACCGCGGTACTACTGGCGCGAGACCGACCGCGACTTCGAGGAGCGCGACGTGAGCCCGCGCGAGGTGGAAGGGAAACGCTCTTGA
- a CDS encoding HEAT repeat domain-containing protein produces the protein MSDEEAEENEAEEPEEEVEESEAEETAVEPALTEEDIEAELDAAEEDLEAAETEADLDEVEAELDDVEADIERADLPEPDEDDEEAEDPRERFEDRLADLRSDLEEARGPYAEDVVEDVTAAGTTIEDTEWTDTGREELADVVDAFVADVEEILDTSVGVTVSPEVEDLVDALEETAVVVGEAGLDPDDDAETIAELEEATADLEAGVEDAEEWDDLETREQLQAQGFYEALEHRKDYPPEWHALKVWEKRGRADMILLGLDNFQSNFMEEHCLESLERMGHPDSLDAMVERAGRRDKPAIRILGKIGSEEGLDAVLDYIDSDPGLARPALKAAGEIGSEEATQPVADRLAADDASVRSQAARALGLLGDTRAIDPLADVLEDDDADEVRASAAWALNQIGTERALEAVRPYADDRAYLVQVEAEKAADGRSETPA, from the coding sequence ATGAGCGACGAGGAAGCCGAGGAGAACGAGGCCGAGGAGCCGGAAGAGGAGGTCGAAGAGTCGGAGGCCGAGGAGACGGCCGTCGAACCGGCGCTCACCGAGGAGGACATCGAGGCCGAACTGGACGCGGCCGAGGAGGACCTGGAGGCCGCCGAGACCGAGGCGGACCTCGACGAGGTGGAGGCCGAACTCGACGACGTCGAGGCCGACATCGAGCGCGCCGACCTCCCGGAGCCCGACGAGGACGACGAGGAGGCCGAGGACCCCCGCGAGCGGTTCGAGGACCGGCTGGCCGACCTCCGGAGCGACCTCGAGGAGGCCCGGGGCCCCTACGCCGAGGACGTCGTCGAGGACGTCACCGCGGCGGGCACCACCATCGAGGACACCGAGTGGACCGACACCGGCCGCGAGGAGCTGGCCGACGTGGTCGACGCGTTCGTGGCCGACGTCGAGGAGATTCTCGACACGAGCGTCGGCGTGACCGTCTCGCCCGAGGTCGAGGACCTCGTAGATGCGCTCGAGGAGACCGCGGTCGTCGTCGGCGAGGCCGGACTCGACCCCGACGACGACGCCGAGACCATCGCGGAGTTGGAGGAGGCCACCGCCGACCTGGAGGCGGGCGTCGAGGACGCCGAGGAGTGGGACGACCTCGAGACGCGCGAGCAGCTCCAGGCCCAGGGGTTCTACGAGGCGCTCGAGCACCGCAAGGACTACCCGCCGGAGTGGCACGCGCTGAAGGTCTGGGAGAAGCGCGGCCGCGCCGACATGATCCTGCTCGGCCTCGACAACTTCCAGTCGAACTTCATGGAGGAACACTGCCTCGAATCGCTCGAGCGGATGGGCCACCCAGACTCGCTCGACGCCATGGTCGAGCGCGCCGGCCGCCGCGACAAGCCCGCCATCCGCATCCTCGGCAAGATCGGCAGCGAGGAGGGCCTCGACGCGGTGCTCGACTACATCGACTCCGACCCCGGCCTCGCCAGGCCCGCGCTAAAGGCGGCAGGCGAGATCGGCAGCGAGGAGGCGACCCAGCCCGTCGCGGACCGGCTCGCGGCCGACGACGCCTCGGTCCGGAGTCAGGCCGCCCGCGCGCTCGGGCTCCTCGGCGACACCCGGGCCATCGATCCGCTGGCCGACGTGCTCGAAGACGACGACGCCGACGAGGTCCGGGCCAGCGCGGCCTGGGCGCTCAACCAGATCGGCACCGAGCGCGCGCTCGAGGCCGTCCGGCCCTACGCCGACGACCGGGCGTACCTCGTGCAGGTCGAGGCCGAGAAGGCGGCCGACGGTCGGTCCGAAACCCCGGCGTAA
- a CDS encoding DUF7837 family putative zinc-binding protein, whose amino-acid sequence MFDTQTLGLCPNCGEAITSDYLLIEYESEGRPARFAECPDCRDVVHPSAE is encoded by the coding sequence GTGTTCGATACGCAAACGCTCGGACTCTGCCCGAACTGCGGGGAAGCCATCACCAGCGACTACCTCCTCATCGAGTACGAGTCCGAGGGTCGCCCGGCCCGCTTCGCGGAGTGTCCCGACTGCCGGGACGTGGTCCACCCGTCAGCCGAGTAG
- a CDS encoding phospholipase D-like domain-containing protein produces the protein MPRSAPDLPVLAAVLLAVVAPATVPAAVDADASPMLAGDGAGTTSGTPETSRAARLAPTTTPSPGSRPAQNTTTTPPNATTPGIVAVYPNPATDGDAGEFVVIRVPERTNLANWSLADDDSAARLPNATVSGRVAASTDPETARTLTDAPVVRLTGDLPLANAGETVRLVERQTGASGAETNENATIGETVTYEDAPEGERWHRVENGGRKSGSQATRSGCSPNQTDLDSCWRWTPLGATDFDVLRTDRTTTRAFVLPDSPDVPVETLRGADRRVLLAGYSFTSGRVADALAAASRRGVSVRVLVDAAPVGGLPRREARLLDSLVARGVAVRVLGGSRARYDFHHPKYAVVDDRALVTTENWKPAGTGGRSSRGWGAVVRSESVAGRLAAVFDADAGWRGATTWSEFRRGRVFEPADAGPADGTYPSRIAPTVVNASSSSVLVAPDNAESALLDLLGGADESIRVQQVSVGGRRHSLLRATLRAARRGVEVRILLSSAWYVEEDNRALVEWLNRRAETEDLPLEARLADPRGRYEKIHAKGVVVDGDAAVVGSLNWNNHSARANREVAVVLRGREAGGFYAGAFDADWRASAEGRGSGRVPVGLLAAVAVGALAAILYSRREVAFEK, from the coding sequence GTGCCCCGCTCCGCGCCAGATCTGCCGGTGCTCGCGGCGGTCCTGCTCGCAGTCGTCGCGCCGGCGACCGTTCCGGCGGCGGTCGACGCAGACGCGTCACCGATGCTGGCCGGAGACGGCGCAGGAACGACTTCTGGGACTCCGGAGACTTCGAGGGCCGCCCGCCTCGCGCCGACCACCACTCCGTCACCCGGCTCTCGACCCGCCCAGAACACCACCACGACTCCGCCGAACGCCACGACGCCCGGCATCGTCGCCGTCTACCCGAACCCGGCGACCGACGGCGACGCCGGGGAGTTCGTCGTCATCCGAGTCCCCGAGCGAACGAATCTCGCGAACTGGTCGCTCGCCGACGACGATTCCGCGGCCCGCCTGCCGAACGCGACCGTCTCCGGCCGCGTCGCGGCGTCGACCGACCCCGAAACCGCCCGAACCCTGACCGACGCGCCGGTCGTGAGACTGACGGGCGACCTCCCGCTCGCGAACGCCGGCGAGACCGTTCGGCTGGTCGAGCGGCAGACGGGTGCGAGCGGCGCTGAAACGAACGAAAACGCGACTATCGGCGAGACGGTGACCTACGAAGACGCGCCAGAGGGCGAGCGCTGGCACCGCGTCGAGAACGGAGGGCGGAAGTCGGGAAGCCAGGCCACTCGTTCCGGATGCTCCCCGAACCAGACTGACCTCGACTCCTGCTGGCGGTGGACGCCGCTCGGTGCGACCGACTTCGACGTCCTCCGGACCGACCGAACGACGACTCGCGCGTTCGTGCTCCCCGACTCGCCGGACGTTCCCGTCGAGACACTTCGAGGGGCCGACCGGCGGGTCCTGCTGGCGGGATACTCCTTCACGTCCGGGCGGGTCGCAGACGCGCTTGCGGCGGCGAGTCGGCGGGGCGTCTCGGTCCGGGTGCTGGTCGACGCCGCGCCGGTCGGCGGGCTGCCCCGGCGCGAGGCCCGACTCCTCGACTCGCTGGTCGCCCGCGGCGTCGCGGTCCGGGTCCTCGGCGGGTCGCGGGCCCGCTACGACTTCCACCACCCGAAGTACGCCGTCGTCGACGACCGTGCGCTGGTGACGACCGAGAACTGGAAGCCAGCCGGCACCGGCGGCCGCTCGAGTCGTGGCTGGGGCGCGGTCGTCCGGAGCGAGTCGGTCGCCGGCCGCCTGGCCGCGGTGTTCGATGCCGACGCCGGGTGGCGGGGCGCGACCACGTGGTCCGAGTTCCGCCGCGGGCGGGTCTTCGAGCCGGCGGACGCCGGACCCGCGGACGGCACGTACCCGTCCCGGATCGCGCCGACCGTCGTGAACGCGTCGTCGAGCAGCGTGCTCGTCGCCCCGGACAACGCGGAGAGCGCCCTCCTCGACCTGCTCGGCGGCGCGGACGAGTCGATCCGGGTCCAGCAGGTCTCGGTCGGCGGCCGTCGTCACTCGCTGCTTCGGGCGACGCTCCGGGCCGCCCGTCGGGGCGTCGAGGTTCGAATCCTCCTGAGCAGCGCGTGGTACGTCGAGGAGGACAACCGGGCGCTGGTCGAGTGGCTGAACCGTCGCGCCGAAACCGAGGACCTCCCGCTGGAGGCCCGGCTGGCGGACCCCCGCGGACGTTACGAGAAGATCCACGCCAAGGGCGTCGTCGTGGACGGCGACGCAGCCGTCGTCGGCAGCTTGAACTGGAACAACCACTCCGCGCGGGCGAACCGGGAGGTCGCGGTCGTGTTACGCGGCCGGGAGGCCGGCGGCTTCTACGCCGGCGCGTTCGACGCCGACTGGCGGGCGAGTGCGGAGGGTCGCGGGAGCGGTCGGGTGCCGGTCGGTCTGCTCGCGGCCGTGGCGGTGGGCGCGCTCGCGGCGATACTGTACTCGCGGCGGGAGGTGGCGTTCGAGAAGTAG